One window of Metamycoplasma arthritidis genomic DNA carries:
- the rsmA gene encoding 16S rRNA (adenine(1518)-N(6)/adenine(1519)-N(6))-dimethyltransferase RsmA translates to MEVIAKKRFGQNFLINKAIQKAIVDVACVDDENVIEIGPGLGALTDLIKELSKELIAYEIDNDLFKKLLVENQNSNVRFINEDFLNATFDEKKEWVVIGNIPYNITSEILFKLIENHSILKKATLMVQDEVANRLVAMPKTKEYSKLTVSVNFVGNVKKHFVVKASNFNPAPKVDSAIITIDFYKSLPYNLKKVLAFIKQIFAFKRKMLINNLVPQWPKADVIWAIEQIGHKQTTRAEELSLQEIMKLYEILVNSKSN, encoded by the coding sequence ATGGAAGTAATTGCAAAAAAACGTTTTGGACAAAATTTTCTAATTAATAAAGCAATTCAAAAAGCCATTGTTGACGTTGCTTGCGTCGATGACGAAAATGTGATTGAAATAGGGCCGGGACTAGGGGCGCTAACAGATCTTATTAAAGAGCTTTCTAAAGAATTGATTGCTTATGAAATTGATAACGACCTTTTTAAAAAACTCCTTGTAGAAAACCAAAATTCAAATGTTAGATTTATCAATGAAGATTTTTTAAATGCGACTTTTGATGAAAAAAAAGAATGGGTTGTTATTGGCAACATTCCTTACAATATCACAAGTGAAATTTTATTTAAGTTGATTGAAAACCATAGCATTCTTAAAAAAGCAACATTAATGGTTCAAGATGAAGTTGCTAATCGTTTAGTAGCAATGCCTAAAACTAAAGAATATAGTAAATTAACGGTTAGTGTAAACTTCGTAGGCAATGTCAAAAAGCATTTTGTTGTAAAAGCTAGCAACTTCAATCCAGCCCCCAAAGTGGATTCAGCAATTATAACGATCGATTTTTACAAAAGCTTGCCATATAATCTTAAAAAAGTTTTAGCCTTCATTAAACAAATATTCGCCTTCAAAAGAAAAATGCTTATTAATAATCTAGTGCCACAATGACCTAAAGCCGATGTTATTTGAGCGATTGAGCAAATTGGCCACAAACAAACAACTAGAGCAGAAGAACTTAGCTTACAAGAGATTATGAAGTTATACGAAATTTTGGTAAATAGTAAGAG
- the rpmB gene encoding 50S ribosomal protein L28 has product MPGRDQLTGQKALSGNKRSHALNTTKRTFDLNLQKVTVLQENGTKKTLRVTAKNARTLKKLGLVA; this is encoded by the coding sequence ATGCCAGGTAGAGATCAATTAACTGGACAAAAAGCATTAAGCGGCAACAAAAGATCACATGCCTTAAATACCACAAAAAGAACATTTGATCTTAACCTTCAAAAAGTAACCGTTTTACAAGAAAATGGAACTAAAAAAACTCTTCGGGTAACCGCTAAAAACGCTAGAACATTAAAAAAACTAGGTCTAGTTGCTTAA
- a CDS encoding RNA-binding S4 domain-containing protein has translation MEIEIYGDSIKLSQLLKKLDIVASGGKAKFFVKSHVIKINGKIAEGRNSKVHVGDVIWIDDNVYKLVAAKQKQENW, from the coding sequence ATGGAAATTGAAATTTACGGTGATTCAATCAAACTAAGCCAACTACTAAAAAAATTAGATATTGTTGCTAGTGGTGGTAAAGCTAAATTTTTTGTCAAAAGCCACGTCATCAAAATTAACGGTAAAATTGCTGAAGGCCGTAATTCAAAAGTGCACGTTGGTGATGTAATTTGAATTGATGACAATGTCTATAAACTAGTTGCTGCCAAACAAAAGCAAGAAAATTGATAA
- the dnaA gene encoding chromosomal replication initiator protein DnaA, with product MKLDKDMSVNLIINNKSFQAELKNNLNGENLLYEQFLSSLEIVHEDNEAIFLLVPTQIKEYVKRDFSELINRIINNVYERKMNIIFITNLEELKNLNVLPKTKNYKNEKKSNIIKDLTFENYAPGKFNSVALKAARSIYENDQVVFSPLFIYSSSGLGKTHLLNAIGNELMKKNKTCYYVNPDMLTRKLVEQLKNKNQEEINKIVDNLVSYDCLMFDDVQQYGNRESTLTVLFNIINTLMNDKKQIIIAADKRPEDLGGFEQRFITRFNGGLTVEIMQPEMSDVISILNFKLKQNNINPELWEEESMKFIARNFSNSIRSLEGAINRIKLFSQGDDFFTYDLATIKMIFKNVSQIKETITPETIIDAVSRYYKIDKRKIVAKTRKEEIVMARRIAMWLVKNNFDYSLDSIGKMFGNQSHSTVIVSVKWIDKNIKTNSALKLAIEKIKGNLRKIL from the coding sequence ATGAAACTAGACAAAGACATGAGCGTTAATCTAATAATCAACAATAAAAGTTTTCAAGCTGAGCTTAAAAATAATTTAAATGGTGAAAATTTGTTATACGAACAGTTTCTATCATCATTAGAAATTGTGCACGAAGATAATGAAGCGATTTTTTTGCTCGTTCCAACACAAATAAAAGAGTATGTTAAGCGCGATTTTTCTGAGTTAATAAACCGCATCATCAACAATGTATACGAAAGAAAAATGAATATTATTTTCATTACCAACTTAGAGGAATTAAAAAACTTAAATGTACTACCAAAAACTAAAAATTACAAAAATGAAAAAAAATCTAACATTATCAAAGATTTAACTTTTGAAAATTATGCTCCAGGTAAGTTCAACTCGGTGGCTTTAAAAGCGGCTAGATCAATATATGAAAATGATCAAGTAGTATTTTCGCCTCTTTTTATTTACTCTTCAAGTGGACTAGGAAAAACCCACTTGTTGAATGCTATTGGTAATGAACTTATGAAAAAAAATAAGACATGTTACTATGTTAATCCTGACATGCTTACTAGAAAATTAGTTGAACAGCTTAAAAACAAAAACCAAGAAGAAATTAATAAAATTGTTGACAACCTAGTTAGCTATGATTGTCTTATGTTTGATGATGTGCAACAGTATGGTAACCGCGAAAGTACATTAACTGTTCTTTTTAATATTATCAACACCTTAATGAACGATAAAAAACAAATTATTATCGCCGCTGATAAACGCCCTGAAGACCTTGGCGGTTTTGAACAACGCTTTATTACTCGTTTTAATGGCGGCCTCACGGTTGAAATTATGCAACCCGAGATGAGCGATGTTATTTCAATTCTAAATTTCAAACTAAAACAAAACAATATTAATCCTGAACTTTGAGAAGAAGAAAGTATGAAATTTATTGCTAGAAACTTCTCTAATTCCATTCGCTCATTAGAAGGGGCGATTAATAGGATTAAACTCTTTAGCCAAGGTGATGATTTTTTCACTTACGACCTTGCTACTATTAAAATGATTTTTAAAAATGTTTCGCAAATCAAAGAAACTATTACACCTGAGACTATTATTGATGCTGTTAGTCGGTACTATAAGATTGACAAACGCAAGATTGTTGCTAAAACTAGAAAAGAAGAAATTGTTATGGCAAGACGAATTGCTATGTGACTTGTTAAAAACAACTTCGATTACTCGCTGGATTCAATTGGTAAAATGTTTGGCAATCAATCACACTCAACAGTAATTGTTTCGGTTAAATGAATTGATAAAAACATTAAGACTAATTCAGCCTTAAAATTAGCAATCGAAAAAATCAAAGGCAATTTAAGAAAGATTTTATAA
- the dnaN gene encoding DNA polymerase III subunit beta: MEIKINKWLLDEAIERVAKAVDQNPFIPVMKGILVEAQDSMLTIIASNGEISIKHVIPSSVDMQILSPGIILVELSLLRNIVKKLDGDISLKSEGNLLTVTTEFDRYSLNLYDTSEYPEIDFAVYGETLKIKWDELKSITKNVSFAASNNEANLVLCCVNISAHDGKLKFVATNKYRYAEETKEIDSDANFNVSIQAKNLKDLTAFDFKDSVLLNISEHKIAFEVDSTIIQSKVVNQPYQDVSRIVPREFATCLKIEKRELNNLLSKASVIISETNNKIKLSIVDGILMIASTRDEIANAEIITKNFSYDGDELKLALNSKYLREAIAVFEGTINIHITKDKLRLVVKSDSHPNNIQLFTPQKGF; encoded by the coding sequence ATGGAAATAAAAATTAATAAATGATTGCTTGATGAAGCAATTGAAAGAGTAGCCAAGGCGGTTGACCAAAATCCTTTTATTCCCGTTATGAAAGGTATCTTAGTTGAAGCTCAAGATAGCATGTTAACAATTATTGCTTCTAATGGTGAAATTAGCATTAAACATGTTATTCCAAGCAGTGTCGATATGCAAATTCTTAGCCCCGGGATTATTCTAGTTGAACTTAGTTTGCTAAGAAACATCGTTAAAAAATTAGACGGCGATATTAGCCTTAAATCAGAAGGCAATTTATTAACTGTTACAACCGAATTTGATCGTTATAGTTTAAATCTATATGACACAAGCGAATATCCTGAAATTGATTTTGCAGTTTATGGTGAAACTCTAAAAATTAAATGAGACGAGTTAAAGAGTATTACTAAGAATGTTAGTTTTGCGGCTTCTAATAATGAAGCCAACTTGGTTCTTTGTTGTGTTAATATTTCAGCCCATGATGGCAAATTAAAATTCGTGGCAACTAATAAATATCGTTATGCTGAAGAAACTAAAGAAATTGATAGTGACGCTAATTTCAACGTTTCAATTCAAGCTAAGAACCTAAAAGATTTAACTGCTTTTGATTTTAAAGATAGCGTGCTTTTAAATATCTCTGAACATAAAATTGCTTTTGAAGTTGACAGTACTATTATTCAATCTAAAGTAGTAAATCAACCATACCAAGACGTTTCTAGAATTGTTCCTCGCGAATTTGCTACTTGCCTAAAAATTGAAAAAAGAGAACTAAACAACTTACTTTCAAAGGCTAGCGTTATTATTTCAGAAACCAACAATAAAATCAAACTATCAATTGTTGATGGTATCTTAATGATTGCTTCAACTCGTGACGAAATTGCTAATGCCGAAATTATTACGAAAAACTTTAGTTATGATGGCGATGAACTAAAACTAGCGCTTAATAGTAAGTATTTACGTGAAGCTATTGCTGTTTTCGAAGGTACAATTAACATTCACATTACTAAAGACAAATTAAGATTGGTAGTAAAATCAGATTCACACCCTAATAACATCCAACTGTTTACTCCACAAAAAGGATTCTAG
- a CDS encoding TatD family hydrolase yields MKYIDIHTHPFKEYYEDPLQTVREWIKEDLEKLFIVGTSKEDSVELLELCSHENYLHPIIGIHPTLAKGKSDGEFLESIITKDVIGIGEIGLDYHYDDSPSKEVQKESFIAQLEVAKKHNIVAMLHLRDALDDAFEIFTSDDYKDVKFVLHSFSGDAEYVKKCLPYPNIYFSISGVVTFKNAKTLNEAVALIPINRMFCETDTPYLAPTPMRGKPNISPYVKYTYKYLANLNNVQEEDFVVQIRTNIKKVFGV; encoded by the coding sequence ATGAAATACATCGACATCCACACTCACCCCTTTAAAGAATACTATGAAGATCCATTGCAAACTGTGCGAGAATGAATTAAAGAAGATCTTGAAAAACTTTTTATTGTTGGCACTAGTAAAGAAGATTCGGTCGAGCTTTTAGAACTATGCTCGCATGAAAACTATTTACACCCAATCATTGGTATTCATCCAACGCTTGCTAAAGGAAAAAGCGATGGCGAATTTTTAGAATCTATTATTACAAAAGATGTCATTGGAATCGGTGAAATTGGTTTAGATTATCACTATGATGATTCGCCTTCAAAAGAAGTTCAAAAAGAAAGTTTCATAGCGCAACTAGAAGTTGCTAAAAAACATAATATCGTTGCTATGTTGCATTTAAGAGACGCTTTGGATGACGCATTTGAAATTTTTACTAGCGATGATTATAAGGATGTGAAATTTGTTTTACATTCATTTAGTGGCGATGCCGAATATGTTAAGAAATGTTTGCCCTATCCTAATATTTATTTTTCAATTTCTGGAGTGGTTACTTTTAAGAATGCTAAGACGCTTAACGAAGCTGTTGCATTAATTCCAATTAATAGAATGTTTTGTGAAACTGATACACCTTATTTAGCGCCAACCCCGATGCGCGGCAAACCCAATATTAGTCCTTATGTTAAATATACTTATAAATATTTGGCAAACCTTAATAATGTACAAGAAGAAGACTTTGTTGTTCAAATTAGAACTAACATTAAAAAAGTGTTTGGTGTGTAA